The following are encoded in a window of Chionomys nivalis chromosome X, mChiNiv1.1, whole genome shotgun sequence genomic DNA:
- the Tasl gene encoding TLR adapter interacting with SLC15A4 on the lysosome, whose translation MLSEGYLSGLAYWNDVHWNCASYNEPVTGEQGKKTSSVAALSYSSVDEAQVQSFYVSCKSSSKFVTSAHARGSQHGRSQSRTVLQTNPNPVFESPTLATVDICREAIRETYLVPPSCKSICKNYNDLHIAGGQVMAINSVMADFPSESSFEDGPLLRSSEIPLSMDDSISIQPTEFPLKPIQRYSSYWRITSIKEKSSLQMQKPISNAVLNEYLEQKVVELYKQYIMDNVFHDSSPTQILASEPIMTNVDQISLQVSRERNLDTSKVKDIVISHLLQLVSSEISTPSLHISQYSSITP comes from the coding sequence atgcTGTCAGAAGGATATCTCAGTGGACTTGCCTACTGGAACGACGTTCATTGGAACTGTGCATCTTATAATGAACCGGTCACTGGAGAACAAGGCAAGAAGACAAGTTCTGTTGCTGCTCTTTCCTATTCCTCTGTGGATGAAGCACAAGTCCAAAGTTTTTACGTGAGCTGCAAATCCTCCAGCAAGTTCGTCACATCAGCGCATGCGAGAGGGAGTCAACACGGCAGAAGCCAGAGCAGAACAGTGTTGCAAACAAACCCCAACCCTGTATTTGAAAGTCCAACCTTGGCCACAGTTGACATTTGCAGAGAAGCGATCAGAGAGACCTATTTGGTTCCACCTTCTTGCAAAAGTATTTGCAAAAATTACAATGACTTACATATTGCAGGAGGACAGGTGATGGCCATTAACTCAGTAATGGCAGATTTTCCCTCTGAGAGCAGCTTTGAAGATGGCCCTTTGCTGAGGTCATCTGAGATTCCTTTGTCCATGGACGACTCCATTTCCATTCAGCCCACTGAATTTCCCCTCAAACCGATCCAGCGGTATTCATCCTACTGGAGAATAACCAGCATCAAAGAGAAAAGCAGCCTGCAAATGCAGAAGCCTATTTCAAATGCAGTGCTCAATGAGTATCTGGAGCAGAAGGTGGTGGAGTTATATAAGCAATACATTATGGACAATGTGTTTCATGACAGTTCTCCTACCCAGATTCTGGCATCAGAACCCATCATGACAAACGTGGACCAAATTAGTCTTCAAGTTTCTAGAGAGAGGAATCTGGACACCTCAAAAGTCAAGGACATAGTTATTAGCCACTTACTGCAGTTGGTCTCATCGGAGATCAGCACCCCTAGTCTCCATATTTCTCAGTATAGCAGTATAACACCATAG